A single Candoia aspera isolate rCanAsp1 chromosome 5, rCanAsp1.hap2, whole genome shotgun sequence DNA region contains:
- the GJA5 gene encoding gap junction alpha-5 protein: MGDWSFLGEFLEEVHKHSTVVGKVWLTVLFIFRMLVLGTAAESSWGDEQSDFKCDTQQPGCENVCYDKAFPISHIRYWVLQIIFVSTPSLLYMGHAMHTVRMQEKRKLKEAKEGSRTIQSKCDSFSQQDYPAPEKIELSCWDEPSGRIILQGTLLNTYVCSILIRTTMEIAFIVGQYMLYGIFLETLYVCHRQPCPNPVNCYISRPTEKNIFIIFMLVVAAFSLFLSLAELYHLGWKKAKHTFSQKISPTPAIGKLEEDSQVKTDESCTPPPDFNQCLANPTGKYISPFSNKMASQQNTVNFATERVHNPDDTGGEAPFIQVNYMQHPEASINSAPNLTPNGYFQNKRRLSKTSHVSSKARSDDLSV; the protein is encoded by the coding sequence ATGGGTGATTGGAGCTTCCTAGGAGAATTCCTTGAAGAAGTCCATAAACATTCAACAGTAGTGGGAAAAGTCTGGTTGACTGTCCTTTTTATCTTCCGGATGCTTGTCCTGGGCACAGCTGCAGAATCTTCCTGGGGAGATGAACAGTCTGATTTCAAATGTGACACCCAGCAACCCGGCTGTGAGAATGTTTGCTATGACAAAGCTTTTCCAATCTCCCACATCAGGTACTGGGTCCTTCAGATTATCTTTGTCTCCACACCATCCCTGTTATACATGGGTCATGCAATGCATACTGTGCGCATGCAGGAGAAGAGGAAACTTAAAGAGGCCAAGGAAGGATCAAGGACAATACAGAGCAAGTGTGACTCTTTTTCCCAGCAGGATTATCCAGCACCAGAGAAGATAGAGCTGTCCTGCTGGGATGAACCCAGTGGGAGGATAATTCTTCAGGGCACTTTGCTGAACACCTATGTCTGCAGTATTTTAATCCGTACCACTATGGAGATTGCTTTCATTGTTGGGCAATATATGCTATATGGAATCTTCCTGGAGACCCTCTATGTCTGTCACCGGCAGCCCTGTCCTAATCCAGTCAACTGTTATATTTCTCGgccaacagaaaaaaatatctttatcATTTTCATGCTCGTGGTAGcagccttctctctcttcctaaGCCTGGCTGAACTATATCACTTAGGATGGAAGAAAGCTAAGCACACCTTCTCTCAGAAAATCAGCCCTACTCCAGCAATTGGCAAACTGGAGGAAGACTCTCAAGTGAAGACAGATGAAAGCTGCACCCCTCCTCCAGATTTTAATCAGTGTTTGGCCAACCCTACTGGGAAATATATCAGCCCTTTCAGTAACAAAATGGCCTCTCAGCAAAACACAGTCAACTTTGCAACAGAGAGGGTTCACAATCCAGATGATACAGGTGGAGAAGCCCCCTTTATCCAAGTAAACTACATGCAACATCCAGAAGCCAGTATAAATTCTGCACCAAATCTGACCCCCAATGGATACTTTCAGAACAAACGCAGACTCAGCAAAACTAGCCACGTAAGCAGCAAGGCAAGGTCTGATGACTTGTCAGTCTGA